Below is a window of Humulus lupulus chromosome 9, drHumLupu1.1, whole genome shotgun sequence DNA.
CCGTGGAGCGAGAGAGGGAGGATGTCTCCGATGGTGGCGGCGATTCGCCGCAGCATTTGAAGAAGCGCCGGAGCCACGCCCGGCGGAAGGGGAATAATTATTATAGGAGAAGCTCGGCGTCGTTGCCGGATGTTATGGCGATCTCCGGTGCGATTGATGCCGAGGATAGGCGGAATGGTCTGGTACATGTCGAAGGTATCCCGCCCGGGTTGCCGAGGCTGCACACACTTCCTGAAGGTATGGATTTAGACTTCTTGCTAGAGTAATAAGCGTTTTGGCTTTAGTTTCGTGCTTTTGATTCGGTTCAATGTTTATAACATTTTGGATTATTAAAGCTTAGTAGCGTGTTCTCAACTGCCTCTGTATGTGATAATAATATGTATAAATTGACGTATTCGTATTCGAAGCATATGTATGGTTACGCAGTAGAAAGCCGCGCGGGATTTTGTGTATATGTGTGTGTTTGACTCTATATTTAATGCTTGTGGTAAATAGACTAACATGGAAGTAGTGGAAATAATATGTTTGAATACTGGGAATGCCCCTGCGTATGTTGTATCGAAGGCTGACATAGTCGCATTTAGCTTTGTTGATTTTTCTCAATCTAATTACTTTAAACAACCAGTTTCAACTACTAGgggaaaaaaaattagaacttaaGAAGCACAATAAGGTCTTCAAGCCCCTACAGAGGAAAAGGTAAATTTCTAGAAGATTATGAAGTATTCTTCTTCATTCGATTGTTTTGTTTCATTTCTTGTTAACACATGGCAGAGGGGAATCCATAGTTTAACTATCTGATTTCGAAGGTTTCTGATTTCTGGAGTCTACCTGCcgatatgtatgattttattattttcttgtaaTATTTTATGAATAAGAATTTGGTGAAATGACACAATGAAAATTTATCAAGTAAACAAGAGGAACAATTGTGGTTGCGGAAGAATTTATACTTTTAAAAGATATAATaaaagattttatttttaattatttaggcCTACTAAGACAGTTAGACTTCCTCTTATGTTGGAGGTTTTTGCCTTACAGAAAAAAAGGGAaatgtatttcttttatttaggTTCTTTTGTTTGACAGGCATTAGGTAattatataacatatgcattgaATTTATTTGCACCGCAGActtgattattatttatttatattctaGTAACAATATAATGGGAGTTGATAGCATCCAAACGTCTTTTTATGCAGGGAAATCAGCTTTACTTGCAACCACAGCCAAGAGAAGTAGTGGCCTTTTGAGACCCACTTCCCCCAAGTCTCCTGTTGCAAGTGCTAGTGCATTTGAGAGTGTAGAAGGTTCAGATGATGAGGACAATTTGACTGATAGTTCTAAACTAGACACTACATACCTCCACACTAATGGAAACGCGGTGAGTTTATTTTGCAACTATGCTAAAGAAGGGGCTATCATGCACGGTTGATTTAAACTTTAAATATTGCTGCCTACGTGTGTTGTGAACATGTTCAGTCACAGGAGTTATTTCTATTTGTATTTTACCCACTCGCAGAAGATAAAGTTTAATTGCAATGGCCTATTCCTGAAAATTGCAATGTGCAGGGAACAGATAAAAGCCTATTTGAGAGTTTACCTGTTAAGGAAAATGGGGAACAATTGCCAATAGCAGCTCCAAGTATGATCCGTTCTCATAGTGTATCTGGTGATTTGCATGGCGTTCAGCCTGACCCAATTGCAGCTGATATTCTGAGGAAAGAGCCAGAACAAGAAACCTTTGCTAGACTTAAAATTACCCCTATGGGTATTGATTCCCTCTCCTGATTCCTTTACTTGCATATTTCGGCtcacatttattgtttattttattactcttttattaattaattgacgGACATGAACCTGGACCACTCACACACACTCTCCCACCCAACTAGGCAACTAGTAGAGTTATCCTCAAGTGGCAGCTTTCATTTCTTGTTGTTTTTGTATTTTGAATGCTgtttttaattgaacaattaggTTTTGTTTGGCCAAGATCATTGTTAATAAAATAAGTGATCATATGCTAAAAAATATTTTACACTGCACTATGCTCATGGACACAAAAAGGAGGTAAATTGGGTTTAATTAGGAAATGGCCattcatataattatattatacaaAAGTATTTGAGAAACAAGGTGTGATGTTTGTTGATATTAGTTCACATATAATTTGATTGTGATTCTCATGTATAGTATAGATGCAACAAATGGGCTAATTTCGGGAAAATCTTCTCTGGTACTGCTCCATATTTCTTAATAATCTTCATGGCCTGTATAGTATATGTGGTTTAGGTTGTTAATTTCATTAAAAACCTTGAATTTCTAAAAAATTACTGAGATGTATAAAACTGAATGCAAGTATAGAATCAAAGGGTTTGTTTGAAGGGTTTTGTTCCACTAATGTTTATTGTATTTTCTAACAGAGGTTCCATCGCCTGATGAAGTGGAGTCCTATATTGTCATTCAAGAATGCCTGGAATTGAGAAAAAGATACATATTCAGTGAGGCAATTGCTCCTTGGGAGAAAGAAGTTATATCTGACCCCAGCACCCCAAAGCCTAATCCAGCTCCTTTCTTTTACGCTCCTGAAGGGAAATCTGATGTGAGTTTGAAGTTATGGTTCATGTATTCCATTCTACAACTGAAgaagtttattttgattttatcttAGTTTCATTAACGACTACATTTTAATCTGCAGCATTATTTTGAGATGCAAGATGGTGTTGTTCATGTTTATGCCAATAAAGACTGTAAGAATTGAAACCTTTTTTTGGTATATCAATTTGTCTTTTCGATTGAATGTCCCTTTCTATCGCATTTGAAAAGGGGAAAGGAAATAAAGGAAGAAAAAAGAAGATGATATTCTGAATAGTTTCTTACatgcattttttttctttttcagcaAAAGAAGAGCTTTTCCCTGTTGCTGATGCTACAACCTTCTTCACTGACCTGCATCATATACTTCGGGTCATAGCAGCTGGAAATATTAGAACCTTATGCCACCATCGACTGAATCTTCTAGAACAGGTAAAATTCTGATCTATAATTTTAACACCTAACTGCACTCTGATGAACCTCTTTTCTTACACATTATTATGGTACCTTGACAATATCCTTATTGGTATGCCATTCAGAAATTCAATCTTCACTTGATGCTTAATGCGGATAGGGAATTTTTGGCCCAGAAAAGTGCTCCACACCGTGATTTTTATAATGTCAGGAAAGTTGATACACATGTTCATCACTCAGCATGCATGAATCAGAAACATCTTTTAAGGTTTATCAAGTCAAAGTTGAGAAAAGAGCCCGATGAGGTAATATAATTCTGCTGATGTATTACTAAGTGATCTTCTCCTGTTTTTGTTAAAACAAAATATGTGCAATTTCACCGTGGTTAACTTGAAAAGTTTCTAACTCTGATGTGGAGATATTTGTGCAGAGACTAATAATAAGATTTTATCTTGTCTGTGTTGGGGAAACTGCCTAGTTCTGTACGGTCACTGAAGCTTTGTTTTTTGACATGTTCCTTTTTAGGTTGTAATATTTCGAGATGGGACATACTTGACCTTGAAAGAAGTTTTTGAGAGTCTGGATCTGACGGGGTATCGTTTCATCTGCTTTTTAATTTATACTCATCTAAAATGAGATATACACagtgtgtgtatatatgtatattatttctAGAATCACACTTcatttgtttgtttttgttttgacactGTGTAATCTTTCTTTGCATCTCCTTGGACAGGTATGACCTAAATGTTGACCTTTTGGATGTTCATGCAGACAAGAGCACATTTCATCGTTTTGACAAGTTTAATCTCAAGTATAATCCCTGTGGTCAAAGTAGGCTCAGGGAGATTTTCCTAAAGCAGGACAATCTTATTCAAGGTATAATCTTTATGTTTACTTGATTAAAAATGATAAGCCTGGATAAACTTTTTCCATTCTCTTTCTATTGGTTCTATGTTGAAATTACTTTCTTACCAAGAGTAAGAGCAATAGGACTACTTAAccgttttttttttccttttatcttTGTTTCATTTTGTTGTAGTACTTGCTTCTACTCTCCATCTCTTCCCCAATTTGTTTTTTGCTGTTCTTGCTTCTTTTAATAGAAAAATTATCTTTCATCTTTTATATTCTGATAATTGAAAGCACATTTTCCTCCCTGATGATTCATTTTATAATTTGTGGGCTGCTATTGTCCCTTTGAGTAGGTCGTTTCCTTGCTGAGGTGACAAAACAGGTGTTCACTGATCTTGAGGCAAGCAAATATCAGGTAGTTCACTTGCTTCCTATTTATATATTCTTTACACAAATTTAGGCCCTGACTAGTAGGAGAGACAATCTTGAGCAGAGCTACTTTAGAGTGCCTTTAAAATGCTGTCTATGTAAAATGCTTTAGTGTGGCACTACAATATCTACGAAAATGGAAAAATAATCAATATAACTTGTGATGTGGTAGGCTGAAATGATAACAATTTGTCCATTTTTTTTTGAAGTAGTTTTGATGGATGCTAAATGTTTAATTGTTCTTCTGTTGTTCAGTTGGGTCTCTTATCTTTATGATAAGCCTACTTAAGTATACTAGTAAATATCTATTATTGAGTGGCAATCATCTTTAGTGTGGCACTACAATATCTACGAAAATGGAAAAATAATCAATATAACTTGTGATGTGGTAGGCTGAAATGATAACAATTTGTCCATTTTTTTTTGAAGTAGTTTTGATGGATGCTAAATGTTTAATTGTTCTTCTGTTGTTCAGTTGGGTCTCTTATCTTTATGATAAGCCTACTTAAGTATACTAGTAAATATCTATTATTGAGTGGCAATCATCTTGTCAATGTACAGTTGAGGATCACAGTGTCAAGTTCTGGAGTTGAGTTATTGAGTTATTGAGTCATTGCATAAttgttttttaagtttttatttatttatttgtcttTCATGGAGCATACATCCCTCACGCTTTTTTTTGTTACTGCAGATGGCTGAATACCGGATATCAATATATGGTAGGAAGCAAAGTGAGTGGGACCAACTCGCTAGCTGGATAGTCAACAATGAATTGTACAGTGAGAATGTTGTTTGGCTAATTCAGGTATTTGCATGAAATACTGTGAAACTTCATTAGCAGTATCTCTTGTAAATTGTAATATATACACACAGTTTTTTCATATTTGTACTATTTCCATTTCAGCTCCCAAGATTGTACAATATCTACAAGGACATGGGAATTGTCACCTCTTTCCAGAATATTCTTGACAACATCTTTCTTCCTCTATTTGAGGTCACTGTGGATCCAGAATCACATCCTCAGCTGCACGTTTTTCTAAAACAGGTTTTTCTATCTTACTTGTATAATATTAAAAGACCAAAGATAAAGAGATAATCGCTGCAAAGTTGGAATCTGATAGAATTGCTACATATATGTCAATCAGTTATCAGTTGTTGCTTTGATGTGAAAGAGTTGTCTTTTTTTTACTAATGCACTAACAGATGTACCATGTTATACTTAAAACCAAAAGTGTCTCGCGACTGAAAAATGTTGTCTCGTATTTATCCTTGCTTTTTATTTATCTTACCCTACAGTTGACTACTATGATGTCCAACTTTTAATTGGTTTGAAATTTTCAGGTTGTTGGGTTGGATTTAGTGGATGATGAAAGCAAGCCTGAACGACGCCCCACAAAACATATGCCCACTCCAGATCAGTGGACCAATGCCTTCAATCCTGCCTTTTCTTACTATGTGTATTACTGTTATGCAAATCTCTACACATTAAACAAGGTATttcataataaaattttataccAGTACACAACTTTTTAGGTTACTTAGTAAATCATGGTCCTTCCCTTCCATGCTTTAAGAATTTGGGTGTGGATTTTTAAGTATGATTGCTTTAAAGTATTTTGTAGGTTAGATCTCAACCAAGTCAAGTAGGGCTATCTAGTTGTAACCTTTGAAATAGTTTATCAAAGTACTAGAATTGGTAATATTGACTTTGGTTACTTCAAAATGGGTTGGTTCTAGAGCAATAATTGTAGCTTTTCCATATCTATCTTTAGTATTTAGTCGTTGCTTCTTACATGAAATATTAGTTTCTTCCTGCTAGCAGTCTAATATTTTCTGGTGTTTTTCGGTGCTGCCTCTTGTACTGTATTTCTGAAATAATGAGCATGCAGTTTCAAGATGCTAAACCATATCTTTCCTCTCCTGGTGTATAAATGCTTACCTATTAGATTTGTTTTACAGCTTCGTGAATCAAAGGGAATGGCAACTATCAAATTCCGTCCACATTCTGGAGAGGTATTCGTTTATTCCCCCTTCATCTTTTGACACACACATTGAATTGCACTCACATTGTGCTCATGATATCTTCAGGCTGGTGACATAGACCACCTTGCTGCAACCTTTCTGACATCCCATAACATTGCACACGGAATCAATTTGAGAAAATCTCCTGTTCTTCAGTATCTGTATTATCTGGCACAGGTTAGAAGAAAGAAGACTTTGTCTGAGGGTTATTATTGACTTGACTTCTGTTTGTGATTTCTTATTGGGGTACAATACTTGTTGGTTTTATCAGATTGGTCTTGCCATGTCTCCACTGAGCAACAACTCCTTATTTTTAGACTACCACCGGAATCCTTTCCCCATGTTCTTCTTACGTGGTCTCAATGTTTCCCTTTCAACTGATGATCCTCTTCAAATCCATTTAACAAAAGAACCATTGGTGGAAGAGTATAGCATAGCTGCTTCCGTGagtctctctctctaaaactctATTCAGAATGAAATTTTATAGTTGTTCCATATCAGATGTCAATTGTATTAAACACTTAAAGCTCCTTTACAGGTCTGGAAGCTGAGTTCATGTGATCTATGTGAGATTGCTCGTAATTCTGTCTACCAATCTGGGTTTTCACATGCTCTTAAAGTAAGTATTCACACTGCCACTCTTATTCGTAGTTGTAGGGGATCCTTATAACTTCAGAAGTAAATTAGTAAAAGTAATGATAATGAAAATATGAGGTTAGCTTAGCTCCATTCTTTCAGAAAATTCACTGATTCCCTTGTGAAGCTTTTTCATAATTCCATCATTTTTTCAAGAAAGCTGGACTTTTGTGATTGTAATAGCTGCAAGCTATCATCTGTCCTAAATTTTTGGAAATCATATCTGATCATCAGTCCCTGCTACATCCACATCCATTTGCATGTACAGGACATATTTGCACGTATCAAATGTgcagatttatatatatatgtatatatatatattcatatgtaTATGAACTCAACCGCATAGCAGAGACCAGGATTCTACCTCAGAATGACTCTACATTCTTTGACCTTTAATAAATGAACTTGTTGCAATCCGTGATATTAAAATGGGATTGATATTATACTTTCCTAGATGTTTGTACATCGTACACCACATTTGTAGTAGTTCTTTATTTATTGGGGTACTTGTTTTCTTGTGCAACAACCAATTATGTGTTATTTCTCAGTTTTACCCGAGCTATTAAATTTTCTGTTTCAGTCCCACTGGATTGGAAAAGAGTACTACAAAAGAGGACCTGATGGGAATGATATCCACAGAACTAACGTTCCTCATATCCGGGTGGAATTTCGTGACACGGTATGGATCCTTTTAATGGTGACAAACAATTATGATGCCTCTCTCTGATTTACCTTTCCCTTTTTCCCGTCGCTTTTTCTCCTCCATTGCCTTTTGTCTTGGCTATACATATTAAAGAAATGCTTTCTTATTTATGCCGTATTACGCTGCTTGCCAGATCTGGAGGGAGGAGATGCGACAAGTGTATCTAGGAAAGCCCATAATTCCTGAAGAAGTTGACAAGTGATTTTGTGAGTCAGGTCATATCTTAATGTCATTCTTGAATGGCCATGTATAATTAAAGTAATCCCCAAGGTGCCTAGttcaaattaaattataatcTCTTTAAAAACTGATTTTTTCTATCTAATTCCATGGACTAATCTAATCTGAGTTCATCTGGGTTCCTTCAGGTGTGAAAAACTTGCATTCCGACTGCAATGTGGTCTAAACAAACCATATGACCATGCGAATGCGCGAAAATTGGCTTTGGCAGGCATATATATTAACATCAACAGCTGTCAGACAAGGGTCTAAGAATATGAGGTATAAACCATGTATATGATATATAATTCATATTTAGATATACCACCTTATGTAGATAAGGTACGAGTCTTGAATACAAAGCTGTAGCCAAGAAAGACATCGAAATAATTTTGTTCCATCCAAGAGTTGAAAAAGAATACGTATTTAAAGAAGTATTGATAAAGCTGCTGAGTTTTGTGGTTTTGCAGTCTTTTTTTTTACAAGTGTAAGGTTTCTACAAAATAAAAGGGTTGTTCATGGCAACTAGAGGAAGATGCTCTCTTTGCCTCTTCAAATTTTGACTCGTATCTAACATTTCTAGAGGAAGATGCTCCCTTTGCCTCTTCAACTAGAGGAAGATGCGCATATCCACTCCACACCTGTGTGAAATATGATTGTTTCTTTATATCAGTCTGATTATATATAACATACGCAGAGCCGAATTTAAAAAAGCAATAGAACCACAAAAAGTTTGCTGATTTGATATACAATATAATTGAAATGGTTTCCCATGTGGAATGACACAATTTTGGAATTTCCACTACTGTTTTCTCCTATTAATTAAAAAAAGCTGGAACAAATGGTGTATAAATTTACATATTTGTGGCTTAACCTTATTTCCTAACACTCCAAAAAGAAATTATATGGTTCTATTTATTTTGACTCAATTTTTTAAATGAGCTATTGTTGAAATCTACATAATGGAGAATTATAGTAAAAGAacacaaacaaaataaatttcatgATTTTTTCTTAAATGAAGTTTTTTATTGTTGGAAAATAGAGAAGAAGCCCCGAGTTTGGTCTGATGAATTCTTTGATAAAATTATTTCTATTTGATGTCTTCatacttttttatatatatttttaattaatgaaagaAATTAGAGTTGACAATTTCATTTTAGGTAACTTAGtatacaaagaaataagtttactttataaaaaaaaatcacctatAATCCTTATTCAATATTACCAATTATATGGTAGTTTAGGGCTTGATTGGTATCCAATCCCAATCTAATTTTATATTTTGCAAAACTCAAATAAGGTGGGACCCACAATAATTCTTGATTGGTTgcttatttttaaaacaaaattaaaatccaaattctaattctaattttagcTTGCAAAACTAGAAACACAAAAATGAAGTTTTCTCTCTATCCTAAACATTTTATCCAACTTCTGTATTTTTTCTTCTCCTCTTTTTACCTCAACTCTTTAGTAGTTGTTTTCTTTCTTCTGGACATATGGAGTTGTTGACCCCAACAATGACATCACGGCCATACTTGGCATTGCTCGTTGCTTTTCTCACATGAGAGATTGAGTGCAAAAAAAAAAGAGTGGATCGCTCATGATCGTTATTGTGCTGATCTCTTTCGCTCGTATTTGTATTCTTTTTCTTCCTCAATGTCTACACTCTAGGGACCTTCGTCCTCAGTGGTTCAGCTTATTGCTTCCAACTTCAAGTCCAAggtataatttatatatatatatatatattaggggcataatttatatacatatatgctTATATTTACACCTTTGCCAATTTTTCACTCCCCATATTTATTTAATCTCTTGTATCAATGATTCTAATTCCTCTTCATTTCTAAGAAATAATATCTGGTAGTGATcatttttgttgtaaaatatttgttatttctTTCATAGATttcttttgtattttcttatccgTTTCTGGAAAATAAATTGTATAGTCCTCAAAATCTGAGTTTGGAGCTTTCAATTTGTGGCACTTTTGTTGTTGAGAAAGTAAATTTATTTTCATTGATTACCAAGTGGGTTGAACAAAATCTTGTAAACATGGGGTCCAAAGCTATTGCATACCTTAACGTAGATTGTGTAGGTCAAGGACTTGAATTCAATCACATATTTagcttatgttatatttttagattttataccaaccacatattcaattttttaaaactaaaaaacagtttacatacattgaaccaatcacattttcagaaactcGTTTTCAGATATTAAATCCttattttcatttcagaatcacaCTTTTTAAAAATACAGTTTTCAAACCACCAACCAATCGTACCCTTactttttatttaagaaaaatgtattttttttagaaaaatgaacatgaggttgaatatgatttatttaggttttttttaaacgaatttttaaaaaaaattatttttaggaaaATAAATGGTAGATTATCAATATACTATTCAGAAAAAGAAACTTAAAAcgttaatttcaaaaattaatattataataattatttttgggCCCTCAAATTATCATTAAAAAAACCTATAAAAAATTGTCACAAAACATTACATGGCCTCCatatttattttttcaacatttttggGTGAAACAATCATATACCAATTTAGAAATACGAAAAATGAGTGTTAATTGATAAAGTTATTAAGAAGATATAATATATCTTACAATTATGTTTTAATAGTTTATctttagatatttattaatttaaataattttctaattattttagaATTAAGATTTTTCATTTCcttataatctatatatatataaatcaatgTTCAAGGAAAATGTGAAACCATAATTATTCAATCCTCCTCATCTCATAAATCTATTATGGTATCAGAGCAAGTATATTTCCGAGAAAACCTCTAACATTGCTCATTCTCTTATACTAaccattttttttccttcaattaTGGCCACCACAAATAATACATTCACCATATATACTCCTGGTAGCAGTTTTTCACTGTGATCTATATCGTCTTACACTATCAATCGAGATAACAATCATTCTCCTAGACCATTCCTTGGTCACTGCCAGTGTGTAATGTTCGGGGGCATATTACCAACAACTGTCTTATTTTTCACCATAAAAAATCCTATATGCCTCATTCTCAAAAAGCTCATTGGCAATCTTGCTCATATGTCACCACCACTGCTCCTTCTACTCATAATTTGTTTTTTGTTAGTGGCGCAACTCATCATGTCATTATTAATTTAAACAATCTCTCTATTCAGACTTTATGatatttattaattcaaataattcccTAATTAGTTTAGAATTAGGATTTTTCCTTTCCTTGTGATCTATATATATGAATCAATGTTTGATAAGCAGACTAAGCCGTGATTATTTAATTCTCTTCATCTCATAAATTTATCATTAATTACtatattaaaaactgtaaaaaaTAAGTTATTCTCTTATAACAATTCCAACGTTAACTTATATATATGCTCCTATGTTATAATATGGAGCCAAAGTAAAAAAATACTCCTCCAATCATAATATATATGACTATCTAAACTGACGAAAACATAGGGAGCTCCCTATTTCTGGCGAACTCCCTaccttttttctatttttttataatattttaataaaaattacttTATCAcattaatattttaataattttttacataataatttaattaacttTTTCCTATCAACAAcataaactctttttttttttttttttttaaaaagaaaaccctCTCCATTGACTTGATAAGTGTAGtcagccaattttttttttttttttttttaaagcaacgactattttattttattctatatATAATGTAGTCTTTTGAACATATATTATATCAATTTTTCACATATTTATAATTTctttgctcttttttttttattacaattatgGATTCCCAAAACTTTTCATACTACACTAATCTTCTCAATGAAGATGACATAGTTTTTTCTAGCCAACCCACACCATCTCAAATTTTTACCCAAATCGAGTCTTTAGTGAAGAAAGCTCCAAGGGCTCGTAATTTTCTATTGAAGAAGATAGTCTTCTCGCTTCTGCATGGCTCAACATCAGTATTGATGCTATACAAagtaacaataaaaaatatgcaaaatattggCAAAAAATTAGTGATTACTTTCATAAATACAAAACTTTTGAATCTAAATGCAATGCCAACTCATTGATGCACCAAAGGTTGGGAATTCAACTCTCCGTGAATAAGTTTTGTGGGTACGATGCTCAAATTGATGGAAGACAACAAAGTGGTGTCAACGAGCAAGACAAGGTATTAATAATATCATTGACAAATCTCTATCtttatatttttgtattgatattattttgtatgattttatcttttgttaatttgtttatattattCAGATTAATCAAGCAGAAATTTATACCAACAATGTCAAGGTCAAACATTTCAATTATTACATTGATGGAATGGATTAAAGATCCATTCAAAATGGATGTCTGAAGGCTCAAAGGAGAAATCAAAATCTACAAAGAGTTCTACTCCAACCATTTCTTCTCCTTCCACCTCAACTTCTATAAATTTAGAAGAAGATGATTTGGTAAATGTAACAAATATCAACTTTGATCGACCAATAGGTAGAAAGGCACCAAAGGCTTAActgaaaaaagaaggaaaaaaaatcaagCGACGCCTACCACTTTACTACGTAGGGAAatgtttgaagaaaaaaaaaaagaaagggatCACCAAAGAATGAAGCTTTATGAAAGAACATTTGCTCAAGGTCAAGAAAATATTAAGTGAGAAAAAGAAAGATTTATTCTTAATCAACAAAAATTTCAGATGGAAaaacaaggagaagaagagaaaataatggCAGTTGATACTACTAACTTGCTTGCATTTAAAGTACAATATTATGAAAGCCTCCAAATGGAGATCATTAAGAAAAGATTTGATAGGTCTAAATAATACCACTAACTAGTGTGCATTTAAAGTACAATATTATCTAGTTtattgataactctaggaattagaattatttttatgcttttaaacttatgtttttatcaagaaaagagtGATTTCCGGTGTTTTGTAGTgtctttattttagttttgtcaaatattaattataataaaataatattaaatattaatttagtgTTTGAAAAATACATCCTAAATTGTGGAATTATGTCGTGGCAGGTGGTTGGTAGAGTGTTGGATATTTTGGGAAGAAATTGAAGCTTGAATTGAACTCAAGATAATGGAATGTTGCAGCATCTAAGCAACATTACGTTCTGCCAGCCAGCCGTTTCAAAGGCCCACGTGGGAAACTACAAATTTTTTTGTCTTATCTAGCTCAGTATTTATGAATTAATTTTGATGTGGGCTAAGTGCTATTAATGGTTATTAGGCCTTGGCTTTCCTTGGGTCCATTGGTTTGTAAAGAGAAGCAAACAAAATGAGAAGTTGGCCCACGTGGGTGTCTTATAAGGAAGAGAAATGAACTAGCTGAATATATATTGTTTTCCCCCAATTTTCGGAAGAGGACGTACAACAACCATTAGAGAGAGAAGTAGAGAATGAAGacgaagaaaaggaaaaagaaagaaaatgaaggaGATTCAAAGAGGAGGACAAGAGAAAAGAACCGCTTGAGGACACCTATTGGGGCTTGATTTTCCCATCCCTCTCTTAGTATttaatttattatcttttattttacttGACAATGTTTG
It encodes the following:
- the LOC133800992 gene encoding AMP deaminase translates to MDSYTVHLAMAALVGASFVAVSAYYMHRKTLTQLLEFAKTVEREREDVSDGGGDSPQHLKKRRSHARRKGNNYYRRSSASLPDVMAISGAIDAEDRRNGLVHVEGIPPGLPRLHTLPEGKSALLATTAKRSSGLLRPTSPKSPVASASAFESVEGSDDEDNLTDSSKLDTTYLHTNGNAGTDKSLFESLPVKENGEQLPIAAPSMIRSHSVSGDLHGVQPDPIAADILRKEPEQETFARLKITPMEVPSPDEVESYIVIQECLELRKRYIFSEAIAPWEKEVISDPSTPKPNPAPFFYAPEGKSDHYFEMQDGVVHVYANKDSKEELFPVADATTFFTDLHHILRVIAAGNIRTLCHHRLNLLEQKFNLHLMLNADREFLAQKSAPHRDFYNVRKVDTHVHHSACMNQKHLLRFIKSKLRKEPDEVVIFRDGTYLTLKEVFESLDLTGYDLNVDLLDVHADKSTFHRFDKFNLKYNPCGQSRLREIFLKQDNLIQGRFLAEVTKQVFTDLEASKYQMAEYRISIYGRKQSEWDQLASWIVNNELYSENVVWLIQLPRLYNIYKDMGIVTSFQNILDNIFLPLFEVTVDPESHPQLHVFLKQVVGLDLVDDESKPERRPTKHMPTPDQWTNAFNPAFSYYVYYCYANLYTLNKLRESKGMATIKFRPHSGEAGDIDHLAATFLTSHNIAHGINLRKSPVLQYLYYLAQIGLAMSPLSNNSLFLDYHRNPFPMFFLRGLNVSLSTDDPLQIHLTKEPLVEEYSIAASVWKLSSCDLCEIARNSVYQSGFSHALKSHWIGKEYYKRGPDGNDIHRTNVPHIRVEFRDTIWREEMRQVYLGKPIIPEEVDK